The region AATCATTTACAAATGGtcagtttttctttccatttggaatttatagattttaagcaGGCGAATTTCATTCTTAAATTCTAAACCATATTATATTATTGCAGTATGTGCGGAAGAAACTTGCCTGACATGGATATATGGAATAAACGTACGCTGTAAATAGTTAGGAAGAAAGATTTACAATGAAAACCATAACGCCGGATACGACGACGTCAACGTCGCAGCACCAACAGCTTCTCATTCCACAAGCGGATCACCTGCAGGCACAACCGATGCAGCAGGctcaccagcagcagcaacaccagtcCCTGGTGGCTTCTGCCCCGCCTCCGATAATAATGGAACATGTGAACCTGGTGGACGACGACGAAAGGGATCCCCTGGCTCTAGAGCAGCCGCCGGATGCGTCGCCCACaaccaagcacacacacagtcTGAGGTGAGTTGACATTTTCCTGGCATATCCGGCTCCAGGATCTAATGCCTCTTCCACTCCTTGCAGACGCCACCTACCACGTATAATCGTTAAGCCAATACCACCTGAAAAGAAGCCTTTGGCGCCCAGTGACAGTGGTCTGACCATACTGCCAGGCACGCAACCTCCCCCCTCAGTTTCCATCAGTACCGCCCCCACATCGACCACTGCTCCACCCGCCCGATGGATCAGCAGTAGACgcatccagcagcagcaacaggctAAAGCGGCTGCAGCAGCCGCCGCTgcagaggcagcagcagcagcgcaagcggcggcagcagcagctgctcaGGCGCGAGCTGCTGCCGGGAGCAATGCCAACTCGGCGCATTCGCCAGGCAGCAAAGGAGGTGGCTCTTCGCAGGCCTCCACCATGCGCGAGGTGTTGGCTTCAATACCCGGCTTCAGTGTGAAGCCACGGCGCCGCAACAACAAGAAGCTAACCACAGCGGCGCAAATCGAACAGACGAAGGACGGAAAGATCGACCTGGAGACACCAGACTCGATTCTGGCCTCGACGAACCTAAGATCGTTGCTCAATAAGCAAACGTTTTCGCTGCTACCACCGCTCTATCAATACAATCTCATTCAGCTGCTGCCGAGCGTGGATCGCGAGGCCAGTGAGGTGGAGATGCCCAGCGGCAGCGGCTCCTCGGAGGCTATTCGGCTGAGTGCGTCCTGCCTGACCAACGAGTTCTTTTCGCGAGCCTCCGTGGAGTGGCGGGAGCGGCTGAGCGAAGGTGAGTTCACGCCCGAGAACCAGCTGAAGCTCAAAACGGAGGCGGAGCGTGAAAAGAACAAGCTCGATCCCTGGAAACTTAAGCATTTCGAGCCGTATTGGGGCGAGAAGAATTCCCGGAGCAAAGTCAAGCAAGAGGAGCAGAAGCTTTTAGCCAACATTAAGAGTGAGTCTAAGCCACCACCAGCTACACAACAGCAACCGCGacgacagcagcaacaagcAACATGTGATAATGAGACTgaattaaaatttgatttgGTGAGTAATTGATATCTTATTGGAGATtctaatttcattttttaccCTTTGTTCCTTGCATCCGATAGAGCACAAAGTGCGAAATGACAGCAGCCACAAACACGACAGTAGCTACAGCCAATACAACCACGCCTCCTGCCATTAGTCACGCCCACACCAGCCAGCATCATCATCAGAACAATGTGCTGACCGAGCAGCAGCGTCGAATTCTTAAACGTCCATCGAGCAGTCCATCGCAACGGAAGCAGACCCCCACATCGATAACCACCATCACATTGGACGATGATCCAGATCCGGAAGAGCTGCCCAGCACATCAAAGGATAGCAAGCAACCGAAAATCGAAGTCGAAATTGTTCCTAATGCTGTCCcggtctctgtctctgtctcggAAGCGGACGTTGTGGATCATCATAGCACAGCGGAATCAGACATCAAGGAGGAACACCACCAACAGCAGCCACTTATCAACAGTACCTGTGATAAAATCGAGCCATCTGAGTGCAGTGGAGAAGTCGCTATCGTTGCCATGGATCAAGACGACGATGTGGTTGAGTTGGTGCAGCCAGCGATGGCTGCGATTGCCGCTGTTACCCCAGCAAAGGCAGTAGCATTGCCGGAGTCGTTGCCAACCAATCCGGAGGTGGTTAACCAGTTTGTAAGCTACTTCCAAAGCGTTGAACTAGCAGCTGGTGAGTTTGATTTTAAAGCCATGGTTAGTTCTTGTTTCTATAgtttaatatttcttttttagaaACCAAAGAGCCTTTGGATAATTTAAACAATGAAAATCACACAACGGCAACCAACAGTCACGATTACGTCTTTGCGGATACCATCGATCACGGTATGttctttaacttttatttataaacctTATCGGTGTTTAAAACAATGAACTTTCATTCATGATTAGCTTATTTCCCGACTGATCCATCAGCCATCACGCACAGCTACTTcacatcatcatcgtcatcgtcttCATCAAACAGTAATCACCCACgaatctcttatattcttaaaaacattcttaatattttgtattttccatttccagcgGCGACAAACACAATTCTTAAAATGGAGGAGCAGAGCGATAAGCTGGACGACTCACCGATTCCTATTGCCAGCTCTATTCCTGGCTCGACGCCAGCGAGTTCGATAACATCCACCAGTTGTACCTTGTCCTCATCCTCCATGTCGTCGTCCTGCTCGAGCAGCAACTCCAGCTCAACGGCCACAGCCCCAACCACATCATCCCTACCTTTAGGATCGGCTCCGTTGACACTTACCACAGCAACAGAATCTACGCTGGCTACTGTAGAAGCCATTCTACCAACGGTTGCCAAGCTGCAGCCACAGGACATGCCCGTGGAGTTGGACTCCAACGAAATGTATCAGCACGTGCAGCACGATTGGAACTTTGGCGACATCAAGCTAAGCAGTTCGCAGTCATCAGGAACGGCGGGCGATCAGAACCACGAGTCCATTAATCTGATAGATGGGGAGCACGATAGTGTGGTCATAGAGGATATATTGGAGAACGATGGCTGCCAGGACGTGATTGAGGATGAGGTGGAAGACGAcgaggaagaggaggaggaggaggaagaagACGACGATGATGTGGTGGAATGCATTGCCGAGGAGCATCCGGAGCAGCAGCTGATCGAGGATGACAGCGATGCAGTGAGCCAGATTGTTGAAAAGttacagcaacaccaacaacaacagcaacatcagcagcaacaccaacaactgCATATCCAGGATATGGTGCACTTGGCTCAGCATTCGTTTATGCCGCAAGCCCACAACGAGTATGGAAATGAGGTGGGttttagaaatatatttaaagactTAAGCCATGGTAATATTATGTTATTATATTGTAGATTGGCCAGGAGATGGTTTGCGATACGGTGCCCATGTCTGCTGCAGAAATGGAAGTGTCCAGTACTGTGAttaccaacagcagcaacagcaacgacagcagcaacaatcTGATTCTctgcagcagtagcagcagtcTGACTATAAATCAGTTACCGCAGCAACCggcccagcagcagccgcaacaACAGAACACCCAGCCGACGGGTCCGCAGCAACGACAGATTTTGGTTGATTCCAACGGTCAGATTATTGGCAACTTtctgctgcagcagcagcaacgccAACAGATCTTACAGCAATTCACGTTGCAAGCGGCGGCcgcgcagcagcaacagcagcaggctACGAGTAGCAACGCTTTGCCCAAAACACTGCCGGTGACTCTGCGGAATGGTGGGCAGCCCTTCTTGACACCAAACTTGCTGgcccaacagcaacaactggaacaacagcagcagcagcagcagcaacaacagcaagcCGCTGTTcagcaaaagcagcagcaactgcaacagttTGCCTTGCAACAGGCCCAACTGCAACGGCAGCTAATGGCGCAGGCAGCCAACAACAATCTTatacagcagcagcagcaacagcaacagaatgTTCTCCCAACCTCAACACAAGCCAAGTTCATAAGCAAGCCATTGAACATCATCTCCATGACGCGAACTGCCCCTGCATCGCCTaccacagcaacaacaacagctaaTACCACAACGATTCCGTCCGCCTATGCCAGTGTTGTTGCTGTGACAGCCGCGCAACAGCAGCAATCGTCGCCTGTACCTGCCCCGCAACAGCCGCAGCcgcagccacagccacagcagcagcagttggcCAATCACAACAGCAATGTGCAGCATTTACCAACAATACCCAACTCTCTAACCATGAAACCTCTGCCACTCTCCGGAGTACCAACAACCATTGCCCAGCAGCGTATGCAGCCAAAGATGCAGCCGACGGGCAAAGGGCGCAAGGCCACCAGCAACAAGTTGCCGCCGGGAGCGGTCAATCTGGAGCGCAGCTACCAAATCTGCCAGGCGGTCATCCAAAATAGTCCCAATCGGGAGAACTTGAAGGCCCAGTTGCGACCTCCGGCCGCCATTATTAACCAACAGCAGCCGACACCCTCTACGGCGGCGGCACCGGTATCCCTAAGCCCATCAACAGTGACTGCTGCTCCAATCGCCAGCATGTCGGCGGCCAGTGGAAATGTGGCGGCCACAGTGGCCGCAGCACCTCCGCAAAATATAATTAAGCAAGAGGAGTTGATGGTTAGCGGCGCTGCTGCCACTGGGCAGATTCCAGCGGGACTTCCGCCAAACGTGATGGGCGTCGGACGTCCAGGAGTGTACAAGGTGCGTTCCCACAACCCCGAGATTTCAAAACAGGCTTCTTAAGACTACCTCTCTTTTAGGTTATTGGGCACCGAATGAGCGGCTTTCCGCGGAAGAAGTACGTTCCCAGGAAGCCCTCTCCCACTTTGATACGGCACGTGTTCACGCCAGGACCTGGTGCCGCACCAGCCACCCCCCAGCAGCTGCAGTTgctccagcagcaacaggccCACCATCAGGCAACAACATCGCCGGTGACACAGAATCCACAGCAGGCGGCCACCGAGCAAATAATTCACCAAAACGGCAGCGGGCAGTATGTTCTGGTGCATCGGGCTAATGTAGGAGCAGCCGACAATCAGGCGCCAAGGGCCTCAAGTGCGCCGCCACTTCATCAGAATCAGGTAAGATGTTGATATTTTCTATTGGAATCTATTCCTCACATCCCTTTCACCTTGCAGCAGTTTGTCACTGTTCAGAATCCGCTGCACAGCCTCAACGGCATATCAATGAGTGGACGCGGGCGTCCAGCGTCGGTGGATACAACCGCTGGCAGTGGCAACATTATGGCGCCAACAATAACTGCCACAGATGCAATGCATCAGCACGGCCAACACGAgctgcaacagcagccgcagcagctgGCCAATGTGGGCGCCGCCACGAATATTGTGCGGCGCAATATCGCTGCAGGTAAATTGGTGTATTATTAGTGGTTAGAGAGGTACGTTTTTCAATTCACCGTCCATCAAATTCATCAATCTCTTGGTCATGAAaccataccataccataccataATTGGCACGCAGTCCTTAGTACTTTGCATAGTTTTCTAGCTAAACTAGATAGATAACTAGaatgaaattttatataaaatgcaTGAAAGGaagtttctatatttttattttattgcttttCCTAGAAatctttttcatttgttttgagAACTTTTTAATGATTAAAGTTTGTATGGCCAACACTAAACTATTCATAATTAAACTCATTTACATTTCATAGACTTGTTGATTTGTTAGTAAGTATGTAACTAGAAAGACAACTATTGTGGCTATTGTGATTCTATTTGCTATATGTTTCTAATAACTCCCTTCATAACAGGCACCAACATCGCCTACATCGACGGCAACAATACCAACTCCACAGCAGTCGCCCTCATGGATGCTGGAAACAATTACCTTGCTGTGACCAACACTCCAGCAGGCCCAACATCCGTGTCGCCTGTTGTCAACCAGTCGCAGACATTGgtgcagcaccagcaacatcCCCTGCTGCAAATGCAGAACAGTGGGGAGAACACCCCACCGGCCAATGACGCCAACCCAACACCGAACAACTGCGCCTGTTCGCTCAATGCGATGGTGATCTGCCAGCAGTGCGGAGCCTTCTGTCACGACGACTGCATCGGTGCGTCCAAGCTGTGCGTGGCATGCGTGATCAGATGAGATGGATAACAACGTATTATTGTTAGTTAGAGCTCCCCAACCGACGACACACACTGAATGTTTGCTGTTTGAAACTACTAACCGAAGCACTAATCGACCAGCAGGGGCGAATACCAATCGTACAAGTGAgaacaacgcaagtgcatgaGGCTTACGCACAGACACAGCATAGGCAACACCCCATACacataaatgtatattttaattcATACGCAACTCATGTAATCTAAGCTAGCAGGCGGCAGTTCGTGACACATTTTGTATAAAGATAATGATTATAAGAAGGGCTTAAATGCAAGCAATGTTGTGTATTTTGTGCTTGTTGCGTATCCCTTGAGATACTCGTtgattttttgtgatttttttaaatggatATCACACAAGCACTCTAAAACGATAACCAGACAGTCGATCTACAAAAACTCTCATTGTAATTACTACAAAGCATGTATGGTTAATGAAAAGTACACCTGTAGAGGACTATGATGACTATGATTTAAAGACGCCGACTcttgtgtaaatatttatgtttaaaatgtATCTTGTATGGAATACTATAGAGTGCATATAATGTTAGATTAACaatggatatatatttttataatttattcgCAGTGTGTGCGAGATTATGTTTGTTCGTTTTATGAATGCATCAAATCGATCAATACACCTATTgacatacatataatatagTTGTGTAATTTATGAAGAATATTCTTAATGTAATTGGTCATAAACCTGGGCCCAGGAGCctagaatttaattttaaattctcTTACCTAAGTTAGTATTCTCCACCCGacaacacccacacccacacctaAGCATTCTAAGACTCTTCACGCCCCACATCTCTTAAGTATATAGCGCATAAACGTACTTGTAATACACGTAAATGATTTCAATACACAACCTTATATATTAAGAAAAAACTGTTgataatacaaaaatacaatGCAACCTAtaaaagagaaacaaaaacaaaaacacataaattTGAAATATAAACGAACACACAACACCATACGAGACAactatataaattatatagcAAGCGAATGATCAGAAAAATCCAGATCCAGATTCAAACGATGGCGCGGTAAAacccaaaattcaaaaacaaatgaacatTTTGCTCCTAGATGCACTCAACGCAAAATTaaccaataaaaataaacattattacaaataaattttgaaaaaacaaaCTAAGCAAGAGGGCTATTctacaattttaaattatcatttttattttttatttggatGAAGAAAAGTACAAGTTTTTTGCTCGAAAGATGGTAAGTTACAAAGTATTCAGTCCATTTCTAAATGTTAGAAATTCTAGAATTAATCCTCATTATGCGCGGATGTCCTTGTAGTGCTTTTCTTCATCAGTCTTGTCCAGCTTGATGGAGTATTTACCGATGAGGGAACCCTCCACATCGGCTTGACCCTCGGGATTGAACTGTGGGCCATCGCCAACGTCCTGCATCTCGTCCTTGAGCACTCTGTAGCCGTCCTTGTCGGCGATGTATTCGACCCTGCGCTGCACAAAGCCATCGAAGTAGCTGTAGGATCCGCGCACAGTGCCACCCTCACGCTGCTCTTCCCGGGTGATCTGTCCGTCGTTGATCTTGTCGTCCACCTTGGAGTTAAACGCATACTGAGCATTTTCATTCTGATAGCGCTCCGCTTCCTCCCGGTCTTGTCTTTCCTGTTCGGTTTCTTCTCGCTGGAAATATTAAGgatacatttttgaaattatttttacaattattATTGATAGGCAGGGGCAGACACACCCCTTTGGCTTTAAAAATtcatgtttattttaatattttactcAAACTTGTTTTTATCGTATAGATGTTCGATTTTAGATTCGGTTAGGGAGGTTTCAATATTTCCCCTTCCCATTAACAAAGATCTCAAGCTATTAGGCTTTAGTTATATGATTCTGGGGTCAAGAAAGTTCATCCAATAATCAATAATATCATTAAATTCCAtgactttttataaaaaaatatctcatATCTTTATATAGAGAAGATATTACTGAATACTTGAAGAAGTACGAGGAATGACACATTCATTACGTCTCTGagacatattttttgtccAGTACCAGTCCCGAGCGAATCCAATTAGTCTTCAGAACGGAAATAGTAATTGAAAGATGTCAATGTAGTTGAGATATCATTACACATATATCTCCGGTAGTAAAGGGTCTTACGATTTTTTAAACTACCTACTTGTACAACTaggtaaatattttctttaatggAGAAATACATATAacttaaatatcttaaaaaatcatcctatttatttaatttttcctgcCCCagttttgataaatatttaagtttgtGTAGCGCCTATAGTTTTCGGCTATACCGATCctgtttatatgtatataatacatataacttaaatatcttaaaaaagcatcctatttttttaatttttgttgctctagtttttataaatatttaagtttgtGTAGCGCCTATAGTTTTCGGCTATACCGATCctgtttatatgtatataatacatataacttaaatatcttaaaaaagcatcctatttttttaatttttgttgctctagtttttataaatatttaagtttgtGTAGCGCCTATAGTTTTCGGCTATACCGATCCTGTTTATATGTAAATTCAAAGTCAAAATGATAAGTGCCTTGGGTTGTTTTTGCACGTATTTTTTCATTCCTTTGTTTTAGTACCTCGGCTTCAAGGCAAAGTGGGGaggtaaaaattaaaaaaaaaatgtgaaaaaaatggaaaatacaaACGCAAAATAACCAGAAAACTTGTTCGACTCGAAACAGCCGATCGGGGCATATAAAGCCCGATGAACGCCAGTCGATGTTGACTATAGTAGCGAAGCGGACGTTCAACTGGCCAAATATCCAACTATATCCACAACTATAATTATGGGTAggtctaaataaaaaaattcgcACGAAATGCGGAACCGGTGAGAATTTGGTTTTAACATTAACATCCAACATCCCAATGTTGCAGCTAAACTGGGCTTTGTCTTTCTCCTGATGGCCGCCTGTGTGGTTGCTGCACTGGCTGCTGGTGGTAAGTGGGGAATTTTTCGTAGCTTTTAAGCAGAGCTTTTGCTTTATCCATTCTGGTCTCTCTTTGGAGCAGACTGCCCTTCGTCCACAAAGGTATTGAACTGTACCCCCAAGTGCCTGCACGACAGCGAGTGCAGCACCAGTGGCGGCAAGTGTTGCCCCAACTTGTGCAACGGCCGCAGCTGCGTGCAACCCAATCTTCTGAGCAATTCCGGTGCCGACAAGTCCCCTTTCGGCAGCAAGAATAGTAAGTTGAGCTCTGGattctacaaaaaaatattggaatATTAAACCCCTTGGGGTGGTTTTTTTCAGGTGGCTCCTCTGGCTCTTATTGTGGCAATGTCAAGTGCGGCAGCTTCGAGAAATGCGAAACGGATCGCAGCACGAAGCGCCCCAAGTGCGTGCGATCTTGATAGCCTTGAAGCTATCTCCTCGTGTATCCGCATCAACACTGAGAAAAATGCTTACAAATTCACAAAAAAGCCTTGTTATTGAACTTGATTAGGCCCTGCCTTTTCGGAATAAAATGGTATGAGTTATGCTTATCTAATCTCCTCAAAGCTATTTGTTTCTTTTAGAAAGTTGGATActttttaagattttcttttttttggaaaaatcacTTTTGACGACTATTATTTGGAAATTCCTGCTAAAAAGCACAATGTTGAATGATTTTTTAATCCACAATACTATTCTTTACTTAATGGTTCAgtctttttatattattattattatttttataatttttttttaacactcACGGGAGCTGCGAGGGCAATTGTGACCAGCAGGCTGGCAACCAACACgtatttgaacattttttttatattttttttttggggctctGCACTGGGATGTCTTGGCGCTGCAAGCAACTTTGGACTGTGGATCGTTGAGCGGCTGGTAGCCCGGCTTTTATATCACACTTGAGACCTGGCCAAAAAGCTGCTAGCGTCGGCAGCGTCGACAGCGGCGTCgcttcgtttttattttttttttattattacttttttttttcttgtgctCTCCCCCCCCCCACCGGACTTTTCGGTGTTTACATTTTTGACAAGCCAAAGATCTTCCATGGCTgagatgttgttgttgttgggggaAAAACTCAGCTTCAAATGTAATTTTGCAATCGGCTTTTTAGGAGGGGGGCGGGGAGCTACTTGGTGCCTGCAATTTGTTGACTTTCGTGTAGATGGGGCCGCCGGACCAAAAGAAGAAGATCGAATTGGAATCGGGCCATTGCGTAAGCGGCCCCATCTGAAAAATGTCAGACGCGGCTCAGCATCTCAAGGTCATCCGGTCGACCagtttacaaaaaattaaaaccgctctaaaataaaaaccctCAACCGAAAAAAGAGGT is a window of Drosophila bipectinata strain 14024-0381.07 chromosome 2R, DbipHiC1v2, whole genome shotgun sequence DNA encoding:
- the Cpr51A gene encoding uncharacterized protein Cpr51A isoform X1; the encoded protein is MFKYVLVASLLVTIALAAPREETEQERQDREEAERYQNENAQYAFNSKVDDKINDGQITREEQREGGTVRGSYSYFDGFVQRRVEYIADKDGYRVLKDEMQDVGDGPQFNPEGQADVEGSLIGKYSIKLDKTDEEKHYKDIRA
- the LOC108123524 gene encoding waprin-like protein; this translates as MAKLGFVFLLMAACVVAALAAGDCPSSTKVLNCTPKCLHDSECSTSGGKCCPNLCNGRSCVQPNLLSNSGADKSPFGSKNSGSSGSYCGNVKCGSFEKCETDRSTKRPKCVRS
- the Cpr51A gene encoding uncharacterized protein Cpr51A isoform X2 — translated: MCHSSYFFKYSREETEQERQDREEAERYQNENAQYAFNSKVDDKINDGQITREEQREGGTVRGSYSYFDGFVQRRVEYIADKDGYRVLKDEMQDVGDGPQFNPEGQADVEGSLIGKYSIKLDKTDEEKHYKDIRA